One genomic region from bacterium encodes:
- a CDS encoding efflux RND transporter periplasmic adaptor subunit: MAIKKGRRKFFIIGGIALLVILLIVANFTRSSEKSFKVKTAKAQRGRIVSLVNATGKVRPRTEVKISANVSGEIVHMPVVEGQRVAKGDLLAQIDARTYEAQLRSAAAGYEAAKANLAYDEAAAREAALTYNRVKALFEKGLTSQQEYDAAETRHQTAQASLESAKARLEQARAAVDQARESLSYTKITSPIDGYITNLPTEVGEIVMGSLNYQASVIMVISDLSVIEIEVEVDETDIANVELNQPVKIELDAFPDTVFAGRVSQIGNTAQVTGLGTQDQVTNFLVKILVTDTVPNIKPGMTATCDITTDERRDVIKVPIGAVVLRDEELLKKGQKAGAGDTGSAGPTPLAAAVTDSAATDTVGADSDEKKKPLEGVFVVRDGRARFVRVTTGIADQQNIEIVSGLQPGDVVIVGPFRTLRELEDGNKVEIEPEGKSGGPSET, encoded by the coding sequence GTGGCGATCAAGAAAGGGCGCAGGAAATTCTTCATCATCGGCGGGATTGCCCTGTTGGTCATCCTGCTGATTGTGGCCAACTTCACGCGCTCCTCCGAGAAGAGTTTCAAGGTCAAGACGGCCAAAGCACAGCGGGGCCGGATCGTTTCGCTGGTCAACGCGACCGGCAAAGTCCGGCCGCGCACCGAAGTGAAAATCTCCGCCAACGTTTCCGGCGAGATCGTGCACATGCCGGTGGTGGAAGGTCAGCGGGTTGCCAAGGGCGACTTGTTGGCGCAGATCGATGCGCGCACGTATGAGGCGCAACTGCGGTCCGCGGCGGCGGGCTACGAGGCGGCCAAGGCGAATCTCGCCTACGATGAAGCCGCGGCGCGCGAGGCCGCATTGACCTACAACCGCGTCAAGGCGCTCTTCGAAAAAGGCTTGACCTCACAGCAGGAATACGACGCCGCCGAGACCCGCCACCAGACCGCCCAGGCGTCGCTGGAATCGGCCAAGGCGCGGCTCGAACAGGCCCGCGCCGCCGTCGACCAGGCGCGCGAGAGCCTCAGTTACACCAAGATCACATCACCCATTGACGGCTACATCACCAATCTTCCCACCGAGGTCGGTGAAATCGTCATGGGCTCGCTCAACTACCAGGCATCGGTCATCATGGTGATTTCCGACCTGTCGGTGATCGAAATCGAAGTGGAAGTCGACGAGACCGACATCGCCAACGTTGAACTCAACCAGCCGGTCAAAATCGAACTCGATGCCTTCCCCGACACGGTCTTCGCCGGGCGGGTCAGCCAGATCGGCAACACCGCCCAGGTCACCGGCCTGGGAACCCAGGACCAGGTGACCAATTTTCTCGTCAAGATCCTGGTGACCGACACGGTGCCCAACATCAAGCCGGGCATGACCGCCACCTGCGACATCACCACCGACGAGCGGAGGGACGTGATCAAAGTCCCAATCGGCGCGGTGGTCCTGCGCGATGAAGAGCTGCTGAAGAAGGGCCAGAAGGCCGGCGCCGGCGACACGGGGTCGGCGGGCCCGACACCTCTGGCCGCCGCCGTCACCGACAGCGCCGCGACCGACACCGTTGGCGCCGATTCAGACGAGAAGAAAAAGCCGCTGGAGGGTGTCTTCGTTGTGCGCGACGGCCGCGCCCGCTTTGTCCGGGTCACCACCGGCATCGCCGATCAGCAGAATATCGAGATTGTGTCCGGACTGCAGCCGGGAGACGTCGTGATTGTCGGGCCGTTCCGGACGCTGCGCGAATTGGAAGACGGCAACAAGGTCGAAATCGAGCCCGAGGGCAAAAGCGGCGGTCCCAGCGAGACTTAA
- a CDS encoding ABC transporter ATP-binding protein: MADHGDLIVTQDLWKTYVVGEEEVHALRGVSVNVARGEYLAIMGPSGSGKSTLMNLIGCLDTPTRGTYELNGRQVATMNDDELAYVRNKEIGFVFQTFNLLPRATALHNVELPLIYNGTPAEQRIDMAKRALEMVDLADRMTHRPNQLSGGQRQRVAIARALVNNPSLILADEPTGNLDTKTGLEIMSLFDRLHRAGNTIILVTHEHDVAAYANRIIHIRDGKVEKEERGRRAA; this comes from the coding sequence ATGGCGGATCATGGCGATCTGATTGTGACCCAGGATTTATGGAAGACCTACGTGGTCGGCGAGGAAGAGGTTCATGCCCTTCGCGGCGTGTCGGTCAACGTGGCCCGCGGCGAGTATCTCGCCATCATGGGCCCCTCCGGCTCCGGCAAATCGACGCTGATGAACCTAATCGGCTGTCTCGACACGCCGACGCGTGGCACGTATGAGCTCAACGGCCGCCAGGTCGCGACGATGAATGACGACGAACTGGCCTACGTCCGCAACAAGGAGATTGGATTCGTCTTCCAGACCTTCAATCTCCTGCCGCGCGCCACCGCGCTGCACAACGTGGAACTGCCGCTCATCTACAACGGCACACCCGCCGAGCAGCGCATCGACATGGCCAAACGGGCGCTGGAGATGGTCGACCTTGCCGACCGCATGACCCACCGCCCAAATCAGTTGTCGGGCGGGCAGCGGCAACGTGTCGCCATCGCGCGCGCCCTGGTCAACAACCCGTCGCTGATTCTGGCCGACGAGCCCACCGGCAACCTGGACACCAAGACCGGGTTGGAGATCATGAGCCTCTTCGACCGGCTGCACCGGGCCGGCAACACCATCATCCTCGTCACGCACGAGCACGATGTCGCCGCCTACGCCAACCGGATCATCCATATCCGCGACGGCAAGGTGGAGAAAGAGGAACGGGGTCGCCGGGCCGCCTGA
- a CDS encoding ABC transporter permease, producing MLQFFESARLALAAIWGNKLRSILTLIGIIIGVATIIAIVSLITGMNQYVAAEISTLGATTFMMDREGIITSEDQWWERSRRRRIQLQDVAAIAQGCAHCAEVGARSITSRTAKAGNRHIDDVWIMGSTANFPNIVDFDIENGYYPTESDNEHRRPVAFIGYDLIDNLFPGVNHIGQTIRLGGRDYTVIGNGKRRGSTLGQSRDNYVIIPLSTFQKHFGERRSLDVFVKADSFESMDDAQNEVRMIMRARHKLNYGEDDDFEIYTAGDIMTMWENFSRGAFVVMIGISSIALVVGGIVIMNIMLVSVTERTREIGIRKAIGARRVNIMWQFLSESLTLSVVGGTLGIGLGALAGWVLSGLSGMPMGIEIWSVIAGVLVSGGIGTIFGVYPAMKAARLDPIEALRYE from the coding sequence ATGTTGCAGTTTTTCGAAAGCGCGCGCTTGGCGCTGGCCGCCATCTGGGGCAACAAGCTGCGCTCCATCCTCACGCTGATCGGCATCATCATCGGCGTCGCCACCATCATTGCCATCGTCTCCCTGATCACCGGGATGAACCAGTATGTCGCCGCCGAGATTTCCACCCTCGGCGCGACGACGTTCATGATGGACCGCGAGGGGATCATCACCAGCGAGGACCAGTGGTGGGAGCGCTCGCGGCGCCGCAGGATCCAGTTGCAGGATGTGGCGGCCATCGCGCAGGGATGCGCGCATTGCGCCGAGGTCGGGGCGCGCAGCATCACCTCGCGCACCGCCAAGGCGGGCAACCGGCACATCGATGATGTCTGGATCATGGGCTCGACCGCCAACTTTCCCAACATCGTCGATTTCGACATCGAAAACGGCTACTACCCGACCGAATCCGACAACGAACACCGCCGTCCTGTCGCCTTCATCGGCTACGACCTGATCGACAACCTGTTTCCCGGCGTCAACCACATCGGCCAGACGATCCGCCTGGGCGGCCGCGACTATACGGTGATCGGCAACGGCAAGCGCCGCGGCTCGACTCTCGGCCAGAGCCGGGACAACTACGTCATCATCCCGCTGTCCACCTTCCAGAAGCATTTCGGTGAACGTCGCTCGCTGGACGTCTTCGTCAAGGCCGATTCCTTCGAGTCGATGGACGACGCGCAAAACGAAGTGCGCATGATTATGCGCGCCCGCCACAAGTTGAACTACGGCGAGGACGACGACTTCGAGATCTACACCGCCGGCGACATCATGACGATGTGGGAAAACTTCTCGCGCGGCGCATTTGTGGTGATGATCGGCATCTCCTCGATCGCGCTGGTGGTCGGCGGGATCGTGATCATGAACATCATGCTGGTTTCGGTGACCGAGCGCACGCGCGAGATTGGCATCCGCAAGGCGATCGGCGCGCGGCGGGTGAACATCATGTGGCAGTTTCTCTCCGAATCGCTGACGCTGTCGGTGGTCGGCGGCACGCTCGGCATCGGGCTGGGCGCCCTGGCCGGCTGGGTCCTCTCCGGGCTCTCGGGCATGCCGATGGGCATCGAAATCTGGTCGGTGATCGCCGGCGTGCTGGTCTCCGGCGGCATCGGCACGATCTTCGGCGTCTACCCGGCGATGAAGGCGGCGCGGCTCGATCCCATCGAGGCGTTGCGCTACGAATAA
- a CDS encoding ABC transporter permease, which translates to MKITMFEMREAMAMALAAIQANKLRAFLTVLGVLIGVSSVIGMVSLITGLNNSMARQIESLGSNVIFVSKFKPGIRFGPRSSEERNRKGIVYEDAIAILEHCPAVDAVSPENHYWAPGGNKARYGQNEALRPDLAGVLPSYIVVNNIEMAEGRFFTDIDNHFRRMVCVLGSSVAEALFPGLDPVGKEILLNNHRYLVIGVAAKRESFLGEDSNNYIRIPYATFAKLYPWEKELWLACRAKDPTQMAAAIDQITELMRRRRGVPYDKPEDFAVFTQDSLMEQYRSITGAIYIAMTVISSIGLMVGGVGVMNIMLVSVTERTREIGIRKAMGARRANIVWQFLIEAMTLSGVGGVIGILFGILIAFLVNALSPLPAAVSPLWIIIAFTVAVMVGLVFGIYPAYRAARVDPIVSLRYE; encoded by the coding sequence ATGAAGATCACCATGTTCGAAATGCGCGAGGCGATGGCGATGGCGCTGGCCGCCATTCAGGCCAACAAATTGCGCGCGTTTCTGACGGTCCTCGGCGTCCTGATCGGCGTCAGTTCCGTCATCGGCATGGTGTCGCTCATCACCGGGCTCAACAACTCAATGGCGCGGCAGATTGAGTCGCTGGGCTCCAACGTGATCTTCGTCTCGAAGTTCAAACCCGGAATCCGATTCGGGCCGCGCTCCTCCGAGGAGCGCAACCGCAAGGGGATTGTCTACGAGGACGCCATCGCCATCCTCGAGCATTGCCCGGCCGTCGACGCGGTTTCGCCCGAGAATCATTACTGGGCGCCGGGCGGCAACAAGGCGCGCTATGGCCAAAACGAGGCGCTGCGGCCCGATCTGGCCGGCGTCCTGCCTTCGTACATCGTGGTCAACAATATCGAAATGGCCGAAGGACGATTCTTCACCGACATCGACAATCACTTCCGGCGCATGGTCTGTGTGCTTGGTTCCTCGGTGGCCGAGGCGCTCTTCCCGGGATTGGACCCGGTCGGCAAGGAGATCCTCCTCAACAACCACCGCTATCTCGTGATCGGCGTGGCGGCCAAGCGCGAATCGTTTCTCGGTGAAGACTCCAACAACTACATTCGTATTCCCTACGCGACCTTCGCCAAGCTCTATCCCTGGGAGAAGGAGCTCTGGCTGGCCTGCCGCGCCAAGGACCCGACGCAGATGGCGGCCGCGATCGATCAGATCACCGAACTGATGCGCCGGCGCCGCGGGGTGCCCTACGATAAGCCGGAGGACTTCGCCGTCTTCACGCAGGACTCGCTCATGGAGCAGTACCGCAGCATCACCGGGGCCATCTACATCGCGATGACGGTGATCTCTTCGATCGGCCTGATGGTGGGCGGCGTCGGGGTGATGAACATCATGCTGGTCTCGGTGACGGAGCGCACGCGGGAGATCGGCATCCGCAAGGCGATGGGGGCGCGACGCGCCAACATCGTCTGGCAGTTTTTGATCGAGGCGATGACGCTCTCCGGCGTGGGCGGGGTGATCGGCATCCTGTTCGGCATATTGATCGCTTTCCTGGTCAATGCCCTTTCGCCGCTGCCGGCGGCGGTTTCACCCTTGTGGATCATCATCGCCTTCACCGTGGCCGTGATGGTGGGGCTGGTCTTCGGCATCTACCCCGCCTACCGGGCCGCCCGCGTCGACCCGATCGTCAGTCTCCGCTACGAATAG
- a CDS encoding GWxTD domain-containing protein, with the protein MGESATKTARRAAAALAAMLVLTAAPVPAQVEFSNLPPPGVPVFDLDWAAFRAGKDSLRIECYYKIVNPRLSYVRRTMKTTEAGLGTTAPTGDTAATAEFYVAAYEISAILASHSDRQAASVSERENYALPDFEETRNPSGYLVNILSMTVAPDDYELSVTLTDRVSGGSYTRKENLPLNDARGDRWPVGGPMFFDPTAEAPDLPRFKHGDLGLVPSVTRAFASSKDRIAMYLEIYRDVAPDAAFLQIEADQRYGRKTQTDTIPVIDTAERVPIVYRSPLTDFKTGEATLRVRLMNAAGEVLGTPLEIPFWVDWSMAGMVEENWEEAVNMLVHIATHDELKSLRNTPPEKRVEAFTAFWRSKDPSPETDDNEWQDEYYRRIRHADLHFTTAFMRGWRTDYGTVYVKYGEPDEIERHPFERGSKPYQIWSYYAQRRRFLFVDVNGNGEYQLQYPYDGIIR; encoded by the coding sequence ATGGGGGAGTCTGCGACGAAAACGGCTCGACGGGCGGCGGCCGCGCTGGCGGCCATGCTGGTTCTGACCGCGGCGCCTGTCCCGGCGCAGGTCGAGTTCTCCAATCTCCCGCCTCCGGGCGTGCCGGTCTTTGACCTGGATTGGGCCGCCTTCCGTGCCGGCAAGGACAGTCTCCGTATCGAATGCTACTACAAGATCGTCAACCCACGGCTCTCGTATGTCCGCCGCACGATGAAGACCACCGAAGCCGGGCTGGGAACCACGGCGCCCACCGGGGACACCGCCGCAACGGCCGAGTTCTATGTCGCCGCCTATGAGATCAGCGCCATTCTCGCCTCCCACAGCGACCGCCAGGCCGCCTCGGTCAGCGAACGCGAGAACTACGCGCTCCCGGATTTCGAGGAGACACGCAACCCGTCGGGGTATCTGGTCAACATCCTCAGCATGACCGTGGCGCCCGATGACTACGAACTCAGCGTGACCCTGACCGACCGTGTCTCCGGCGGCTCCTACACGCGCAAGGAGAATCTGCCGTTGAACGACGCCCGCGGCGACCGCTGGCCGGTGGGCGGGCCGATGTTCTTTGATCCGACCGCCGAGGCCCCCGATCTGCCGCGCTTCAAGCACGGAGACTTGGGGCTGGTGCCCAGCGTCACCCGCGCCTTTGCCTCATCGAAGGACCGGATTGCGATGTATTTGGAAATCTATCGCGATGTCGCCCCCGACGCGGCCTTTCTGCAGATCGAAGCCGACCAGCGCTACGGCCGTAAGACGCAGACCGACACCATCCCGGTGATCGATACCGCGGAGCGTGTTCCGATTGTCTACCGGAGCCCGCTGACCGACTTCAAGACCGGCGAAGCCACGCTGCGCGTGCGCCTGATGAACGCGGCGGGCGAGGTCCTCGGCACGCCCCTGGAGATCCCGTTCTGGGTCGATTGGTCGATGGCCGGCATGGTCGAGGAGAACTGGGAGGAGGCGGTCAACATGCTGGTCCACATCGCCACGCATGACGAGCTGAAATCCCTGCGCAACACGCCGCCGGAGAAGCGCGTCGAGGCGTTCACCGCCTTCTGGCGCTCGAAGGATCCCAGCCCCGAGACCGACGACAACGAGTGGCAGGATGAGTACTACCGGCGCATCCGCCACGCCGATTTGCATTTCACCACCGCGTTCATGCGCGGCTGGCGCACCGACTACGGCACCGTGTACGTCAAGTACGGCGAACCCGATGAGATCGAGCGCCATCCGTTTGAGCGCGGCAGCAAACCCTATCAGATCTGGTCGTACTATGCACAGCGGCGGCGGTTCCTGTTTGTCGACGTCAACGGCAACGGCGAATACCAGCTGCAGTATCCGTACGATGGCATCATTCGTTAA
- a CDS encoding GWxTD domain-containing protein — protein sequence MRKPILFGCLMVWGILLAAVPAAVAHDATGDLRMWSDCAVFRMNPGLPNGYVEFYFELRRADLAFRRLDDAIRADVFTWVHVSDSTGQPVDSVGSGFVSVVSDSSELSDSNFTHFFACWLEIPPGLYTARVVAIDLTDKSSAEAAYPFRVDDHSGGALMLSDVEFGYDIVRMPPDTVERPLDVLVKNQYKVYPDCRGLVGPSRPRLNFYLEAYNLAVDSQASPNYAVEFAIVPTDGSPARSLPPQTLTKPGSSAVLASSISVRDLAAGVYRFRASVTDPATARTATVEKPFQVVAAVGDTLTDEEIEQLRTIMAYIARAGEMETFESLSPLGKRNFMVQFWKDRDPTPDTPINEFRDEHLRRLNFANERFSVGFRNRTDGWRSDQGRVYIVYGPPDQIDRFPFASGREAAEKWNYESLPGQGSAYFLFVDENGYGDYQLVTSSARGEKRDPVWERRVQSGEFERGR from the coding sequence ATGCGCAAGCCGATCCTGTTTGGATGCCTGATGGTCTGGGGAATCCTCCTGGCCGCCGTCCCCGCGGCCGTTGCGCATGACGCCACCGGCGATCTGCGCATGTGGTCCGATTGCGCGGTTTTCCGGATGAACCCGGGCCTGCCCAATGGCTATGTCGAGTTCTACTTTGAACTGCGCCGCGCCGACCTCGCGTTCCGCCGGCTGGATGATGCGATCCGTGCCGATGTCTTCACCTGGGTGCATGTCTCCGACTCCACCGGACAACCCGTCGACTCGGTCGGCAGCGGTTTTGTTTCGGTCGTGTCCGACTCCAGCGAATTGAGCGACTCCAACTTCACCCACTTCTTTGCCTGCTGGCTGGAAATTCCGCCGGGGCTCTACACCGCCCGCGTGGTCGCCATCGACCTGACCGACAAGTCGTCGGCGGAAGCGGCGTATCCCTTCCGTGTCGACGATCACTCTGGCGGCGCGCTCATGCTCTCGGATGTGGAGTTCGGCTACGACATCGTGCGGATGCCGCCCGACACCGTCGAACGGCCGCTGGATGTGCTGGTCAAAAACCAGTACAAAGTCTATCCCGACTGCCGCGGGCTGGTGGGACCGTCGCGCCCGCGGCTGAACTTCTATCTGGAGGCCTACAATCTCGCGGTCGACAGCCAGGCCAGTCCGAACTATGCCGTGGAATTCGCCATCGTTCCCACCGACGGGTCGCCGGCGCGGTCGCTGCCGCCGCAGACCCTGACCAAGCCCGGTTCCTCGGCGGTGCTGGCCAGTTCGATCAGCGTGCGCGACCTGGCGGCGGGGGTGTATCGTTTCCGCGCCAGCGTGACCGACCCCGCGACCGCGCGCACCGCCACCGTCGAGAAGCCCTTCCAGGTGGTGGCGGCGGTCGGCGATACGCTCACCGACGAGGAGATCGAGCAGTTGCGCACGATCATGGCCTACATCGCCCGCGCGGGCGAGATGGAGACCTTCGAGTCGCTCAGTCCACTGGGCAAACGGAACTTCATGGTGCAATTCTGGAAGGACCGCGACCCAACGCCCGACACGCCGATCAACGAATTCCGCGACGAGCACCTCCGGCGTCTCAACTTCGCCAACGAGCGGTTCTCGGTCGGCTTCCGCAACCGCACCGACGGTTGGCGCAGCGATCAGGGACGGGTCTACATCGTCTATGGCCCGCCCGACCAGATCGACCGCTTCCCCTTCGCCTCCGGGCGCGAGGCCGCCGAGAAGTGGAATTACGAGAGCCTGCCGGGGCAGGGCTCGGCATACTTTCTGTTTGTCGACGAGAATGGATATGGCGACTATCAACTGGTGACCTCGTCGGCCCGCGGCGAGAAGCGCGATCCGGTCTGGGAGCGGCGCGTCCAATCGGGCGAATTCGAGCGGGGCCGTTGA
- a CDS encoding ATP-binding cassette domain-containing protein has product MIIVERLSKSFHDKKRGPVRAVDDVSFQVRQGEIYGLLGLNGAGKTTTLRMLATMLRPDAGTITINGHDAVAAPAAVRAQIGFLTGSTGLYWRLTPREIMAYFGRLSGMDDSLIRERSAALIERLGLHEFVDRRVDKLSAGQKQRASIARTLIHDPPVLILDEPTVGLDVVTSRAIVEFIGDAKTRGKSVLLSTHVMHEAARLCDRIGIIHAGRMRVEGTLEEFRRRTGRNDLDDIFVSFIDGGSA; this is encoded by the coding sequence ATGATCATCGTTGAGCGCCTCAGCAAGTCCTTCCACGACAAGAAGCGCGGACCCGTCCGCGCCGTGGATGACGTCTCCTTTCAGGTCCGCCAGGGGGAGATCTACGGTCTCCTCGGACTCAACGGCGCCGGCAAGACCACCACCCTGCGCATGCTGGCCACCATGCTCCGACCGGACGCCGGGACCATCACGATCAACGGCCATGACGCGGTGGCGGCGCCGGCGGCGGTGCGCGCGCAGATCGGATTCCTCACCGGATCGACCGGGCTGTATTGGCGCCTCACGCCCCGCGAGATCATGGCCTACTTCGGACGGCTCTCCGGCATGGACGACTCCCTCATTCGCGAGCGCAGCGCCGCGCTGATCGAGCGGCTCGGCCTCCACGAGTTCGTCGACCGGCGTGTCGACAAACTCTCCGCCGGGCAGAAGCAGCGCGCCTCGATCGCGCGCACGCTCATCCATGACCCGCCCGTGCTCATTCTCGACGAGCCGACCGTCGGGCTCGACGTCGTCACCTCGCGCGCGATTGTCGAATTCATTGGCGACGCCAAGACCCGCGGCAAGTCGGTCCTGCTCTCGACGCATGTCATGCACGAGGCGGCGCGTCTGTGCGACCGCATCGGCATCATTCATGCCGGACGGATGCGCGTCGAAGGGACGCTCGAGGAGTTCCGCCGGCGCACCGGACGCAATGATCTGGATGACATCTTTGTGAGCTTCATCGACGGGGGCTCCGCATGA
- a CDS encoding ABC transporter permease subunit, producing MNRLRGARIVFAKELVDILRDRRTIISMVLVPILIYPLMGMGLGSVISSQIEKTKAADHLILALPPSAGAASHELFAGLPQVKWIAPDTVRAFLLADAPEDRATVEQLLSDDPTVVPDSIRARLYYRAIDAKVVRAVIELPSDINTRLTAGDSAVVRIFSDQADIRSDAAGEHIEDWLLRVRDSLVAARLAGVGMDQSALRPIVPAAIDVAPLAKQSGVFFAALLPYMLVVLMLTGGMYPALDITAGEKERNTLETLLVAPVSRWDLAAGKFLTVFTAGIITMLLSTASMLVTFKFGAVGFGASEPDLEMAKAFSLSGESLAYIILLMIPTAVLFSSLLIAVSIAARSFKEGQSYTTPLLLGAIFPAMISLVPGIELNIGLALVPVVNISLALRDVILGTQNPLLLGLVFLSTVLYAFFALFVTTRLFERESILFRT from the coding sequence ATGAACCGCCTGCGTGGCGCCCGGATTGTCTTTGCCAAGGAGCTGGTCGATATCCTGCGCGACCGCCGCACCATCATCTCGATGGTGCTGGTGCCGATTCTCATCTATCCGCTGATGGGGATGGGATTGGGTTCGGTCATCTCGTCGCAGATTGAGAAGACCAAGGCGGCCGATCATCTGATCCTGGCCCTCCCGCCGTCGGCCGGGGCGGCATCGCACGAGCTCTTTGCCGGGCTGCCACAAGTGAAGTGGATTGCGCCCGACACCGTGCGCGCCTTTCTGCTGGCCGACGCTCCGGAGGACCGTGCGACGGTCGAGCAACTTCTGTCCGATGATCCAACCGTCGTTCCCGACTCGATTCGGGCGAGACTCTACTACCGCGCCATCGACGCCAAAGTCGTGCGGGCGGTTATCGAACTGCCGTCGGACATAAACACGCGCCTGACGGCCGGCGATTCGGCCGTGGTCCGCATCTTCTCCGATCAGGCCGACATCCGTTCCGATGCCGCCGGCGAACATATCGAGGATTGGCTCTTGCGCGTGCGCGACTCGCTGGTCGCCGCGCGTCTGGCCGGAGTGGGGATGGACCAGAGCGCCCTGCGCCCGATCGTCCCCGCCGCCATCGACGTCGCGCCCCTGGCCAAACAGTCGGGCGTCTTCTTCGCCGCGCTTTTGCCCTACATGCTCGTCGTGCTGATGCTGACCGGCGGGATGTACCCGGCGCTCGACATCACCGCCGGCGAAAAGGAACGCAACACGCTCGAGACACTTCTTGTCGCGCCGGTCTCACGCTGGGATCTGGCGGCGGGGAAATTCCTGACCGTGTTCACCGCCGGCATCATCACCATGTTGCTGTCGACCGCCTCGATGCTGGTGACCTTCAAGTTCGGGGCGGTGGGGTTCGGTGCCTCGGAGCCCGACCTCGAGATGGCCAAGGCGTTTTCGCTGTCGGGCGAGTCGCTGGCGTATATCATCCTGCTGATGATTCCCACCGCCGTGCTGTTTTCCTCGCTTCTGATCGCCGTGTCGATCGCCGCGCGCAGTTTCAAGGAGGGGCAGAGTTACACCACGCCGCTGCTATTGGGCGCGATCTTCCCGGCGATGATCAGTCTGGTGCCCGGAATCGAATTGAACATCGGGTTGGCGCTGGTGCCGGTGGTGAACATCTCGCTGGCGCTGCGCGATGTCATCCTCGGCACCCAGAATCCGCTCCTGCTGGGATTGGTGTTTCTCTCCACTGTCCTGTATGCCTTCTTCGCGCTGTTTGTCACCACGCGGCTGTTTGAGCGCGAGTCGATCCTGTTCCGCACCTGA
- a CDS encoding DUF1573 domain-containing protein, translated as MRRSLTVLAASLVAAGTVTAQEAKTPPHATDSLPSIVRRREGAPPPAERKTSNARLELSDSEFNFGYTPQKTKISHVYWIRNAGPDTAHISDVRPGCGCTKAPLKKKVLAPGDSTDVEVIFSTGMYSSQTRKSATIVSDVAGNVPSISFNAYPTPRIDSLAPVTFIPSLVDLDSVTQTGGGGIEVKVRNTSAEPVSLALVSAPHEWFTIQLPGGPIAPGGEETIRVEYAGAIAGEIVSKSFTVQVSDTASTRFTIPIQKQKRWGPTPTSSAN; from the coding sequence ATGCGCCGTTCGCTCACCGTACTGGCGGCCTCGCTTGTGGCGGCGGGGACCGTCACGGCCCAGGAGGCCAAGACGCCGCCGCATGCCACCGACTCGCTCCCGTCCATCGTGAGACGCAGGGAAGGCGCGCCGCCGCCGGCCGAGCGCAAGACCAGCAACGCGCGACTGGAGCTCTCCGACAGCGAGTTTAATTTCGGCTACACCCCCCAGAAGACGAAAATCAGCCATGTCTACTGGATCCGCAACGCCGGGCCCGACACCGCGCACATCAGCGATGTCCGTCCGGGTTGCGGCTGCACGAAGGCGCCGCTGAAAAAGAAGGTGCTGGCGCCGGGGGATTCGACCGACGTGGAAGTGATCTTCTCCACCGGCATGTACAGCAGCCAGACCCGCAAGAGCGCGACCATCGTCTCCGATGTGGCGGGGAATGTGCCCTCGATCTCGTTCAACGCCTACCCGACGCCACGGATCGATTCGCTGGCGCCGGTCACCTTCATTCCGTCGCTGGTTGATCTCGATTCGGTCACACAGACCGGCGGCGGCGGGATCGAGGTCAAGGTGCGCAACACTTCCGCCGAGCCGGTTTCGCTGGCGCTGGTGTCGGCGCCGCATGAATGGTTCACCATCCAACTGCCCGGCGGACCGATCGCCCCCGGCGGTGAGGAGACGATCCGGGTGGAGTACGCCGGAGCGATTGCCGGCGAGATAGTGAGCAAATCGTTCACCGTGCAGGTCTCCGACACGGCATCAACGCGGTTCACGATCCCCATCCAGAAGCAGAAACGCTGGGGTCCCACGCCGACCTCATCGGCGAATTAG